A region of Elusimicrobiota bacterium DNA encodes the following proteins:
- a CDS encoding FeoA family protein, with protein MAKIEWNDENKGGENTMVEQVMDLTRMKAREKGTVLEIQGGLGMTKRLEAMGIRQNVKITKVSGQFAKGPVVVSLGNTEAAIGFGMSRRIIVQVENTHPQQENSPRRVTTD; from the coding sequence GTGGCTAAAATTGAATGGAACGATGAGAATAAGGGAGGTGAAAATACTATGGTAGAGCAAGTTATGGATTTGACCAGAATGAAGGCTAGAGAAAAAGGAACGGTACTGGAGATTCAAGGTGGTCTTGGCATGACTAAACGGTTAGAAGCTATGGGCATAAGGCAAAATGTTAAAATTACAAAAGTTTCAGGACAGTTTGCAAAAGGTCCTGTAGTTGTCTCTTTAGGCAATACCGAAGCAGCGATTGGTTTTGGCATGTCCAGAAGAATTATCGTCCAGGTTGAAAATACACATCCGCAACAAGAAAACTCGCCTAGGCGAGTAACCACAGATTAA